The following proteins are encoded in a genomic region of Streptomyces lunaelactis:
- a CDS encoding gamma-glutamylcyclotransferase family protein produces MTRPGPGEELPFFVYGTLRPGECNHDHFLHGRTAAEEPALLADAVLYEGPGYPYALLEPGGGTVAGEAVTAAPGEYGELLAVLDRLEEYVAPGHPRNLYERVAREVLRPDGTAVRAWVYVAAAGVAEELRAKGTVIQGGDWTGRLRGPFP; encoded by the coding sequence GTGACGCGGCCGGGCCCCGGGGAGGAGCTTCCGTTCTTCGTCTACGGGACGCTGCGCCCCGGCGAGTGCAACCACGACCACTTCCTGCACGGCCGCACGGCGGCGGAGGAGCCGGCGCTGCTCGCGGACGCGGTGCTCTACGAGGGCCCGGGCTACCCGTACGCCCTGCTCGAGCCCGGCGGGGGCACGGTCGCGGGCGAGGCGGTGACGGCGGCACCGGGGGAGTACGGGGAGCTCCTCGCCGTACTCGACCGCCTCGAGGAGTACGTCGCGCCGGGCCACCCGCGCAATCTGTACGAGCGGGTGGCGCGCGAGGTCCTGCGACCGGACGGCACGGCGGTACGGGCGTGGGTGTATGTCGCGGCGGCGGGCGTGGCGGAGGAGCTCCGGGCGAAGGGCACGGTGATCCAGGGCGGGGACTGGACGGGCCGGCTGCGGGGCCCCTTCCCGTAA
- the cutA gene encoding divalent-cation tolerance protein CutA, with product MAQALTVLTVLTTTDSAEKAEALARGAVEARLAACAQVSAPVTSVYHWQNAIETAEEWQVLFKTKQACYPALEAHLTAAHDYDTPEIIATPVLAGSAAYLEWIDAETVAP from the coding sequence GTGGCCCAGGCACTGACCGTACTCACCGTACTGACCACGACCGACAGCGCGGAGAAGGCGGAGGCGCTGGCACGCGGCGCGGTGGAGGCCCGGCTGGCCGCCTGTGCGCAGGTGTCCGCGCCTGTGACCTCCGTCTACCACTGGCAGAACGCGATCGAGACGGCGGAGGAGTGGCAGGTGCTGTTCAAGACGAAACAAGCCTGCTACCCGGCGCTGGAGGCTCATCTGACGGCGGCACACGACTACGACACCCCGGAGATCATCGCGACCCCGGTGCTGGCCGGCAGCGCGGCGTATCTGGAGTGGATCGACGCGGAGACCGTGGCACCGTGA